The sequence below is a genomic window from Armatimonadota bacterium.
CGCGCGGCTGCTGGAGGCCGGCGCCCCCCTGGACCGCATCGTGCGCGAGGTCTACGAGAACCGCACCCCCGCCGCGGCGCGGCTGCTCGGCCTGGCGCTGGCCCGGATGGTCGTCACCCTCGACGGGGCGGTGGCCTACACGGTGGTGACCGACGCCCTGCGCCGCGAGGGCGGGGCGGAGGGGGAGGAGACGGTCGGGGTGATCGGCCTGCTGCGGGCCGTCCGTGGGGTGCGGCTGGCGGCGCTCTTCGAGGAGACCGACGCCGGGGTGCGGGTGAGCCTGCGCTCCCGCGACGGGGTGCGGTCCCACGCCATCGCCGCCCGGTTCGGGGGTGGGGGGCATCCGGGTGCGGCCGGATGCCTCCTGCCGGGACCGCTCCCCGAGGCGGTGGCTCGGGTGCTCGAGGCCGCCGCCGAGGAGGTGCGCCTGGCGGCGCTGGGGGCCGGTGCCTCCCGGCCCGTGGAGGAAGACCTGCCCTGAGGCCGGAACCGTGGACGCCGTCCTGAACGTCCTCAAGCCCCCGGGGATGACCTCCCACGACGTTGTGGACGTGGTGCGGCGCCTGGTGCGCCAGCGCCGGGTGGGACACACGGGCACGCTCGATCCCTCGGCGGCCGGTGTCCTCGTCCTGGTGCTGGGCCGGGCCACGCGCATCGCGGAGTTCCTCACGCTCTCGGACAAGGCCTACCGTGTGGAAGTGACGTTCGGCATCGCCACCGACACCGGGGACGCCTTCGGCGCCGTCACCGGGACGGCCGACGCCTCGGGGGTGACGGCCGCCGCGGTGGAAGCCCACCTCCCCCGCTTCACCGGGGAGGTCGAGCAGGTGCCCCCGATGGCCTCCGCCATCAAGGTCGAAGGGCGGCGCCTCTACGAGCGGGCCCGCCGGGGCGAGGTGGTGGCGGTACCCCCGCGCCGCGTCGTCATCCACCGGCTGGCCCTGGTGGACTTCTGGGGCGGTACCCACCCGCGCGCGCTGCTGGACGTGGAGTGCTCCAAGGGGACCTATATCCGTGCCCTGGCCCGCGACCTGGGCGCGGCCCTGGGGGTGGGCGGGCACGCCTCCTTCATGCTGCGCCGCCGGGTCGGGCCCTTCACGCTGGAGGAGAGCCTGACGCTGGAGGAGCTCGGGGCCCTGCAGGCCTCAGGCACCCTGGAGCAGGCGGCGGTGTCGATGGACCAGGCGCTGCGCGACCTCCCCGCCGTGGACCTCCTGCCCGGCCAGCGCCGGCAGGTCCTGGAGGGCACCCCCCTGCCGCTCTTCCGGGTGCCCGGGTGGCAGCACCTCCCGCCCGACCGCCCGGTGCGGCTGCGCGACGAGCAGGGGCTCGTGGCCCTCGCGCGGGTGGAGCACGGGCGCCTGCGTCCCTTCAAGGTGCTGCGGGGCGGCACCCCGCCGCCCTGACGCGGGTCCGACCCGAGGGCGTGGACGTCTACCGCGGTCTGGAGGCCTTCGTCCACGACGGCCGGCCGGTGGTGGTGGCGCTCGGCACCTTCGACGGCGTCCACCTGGGCCACCAGGCCGTCCTGGGGCAGGCCCGCGCCGCCGCCTCCGCCCGCGGCGGGCGCAGCGTCGCCCTGACCTTCGACCCGCACCCCCAGCGGGTCGTCGCACCGCCCGCCGGGCCCTTCCTCCTGACCACCCTGGAGGAGCGCCTCGAGCTGCTGGCGGCGCTGGGACTCGACGCCGCGGTCGTGGTGACCTTCGACGACGCCCTGCGCCGGACGCCGCCGGAGGGGTGGGTGGAGCGGCTCGTGGGCACGCTGCGTCCGGTGGAGGTGGTGACAGGGACCACCTACCGGTACGGGCGCGACCGGGCGGGGACCGTCGAGGACCTGGCCGCCTCCGGCCGCCGGTACGGGTTTACTGTCACCGCCGTCCCTCCGACGCTGGCCGGCGGCGCGCCCGTGAGCAGCACCCGTATCCGCGGCCTCCTGCGGGACGGGGCAGTGGAGGAAGCAGGGCAGCTACTGGGCCGTCCCTACGCCGTGCGCGGCCGGGTGGTGCCCGGTGATGGGCGCGGCAGGCGTCTCGGATTCCCCACGGCCAACCTCCACCCCCCTGCGGAGAAGCTCCTGCCGGGGCCGGGGGTCTATGCCGGGCTGGCCCGCCTGCAGGGAGCGGGCGGAGGGGAAGCGCCGGCGCCCGGGTGGGCCGCCGCGGTGAATGTCGGCACGCGCCCCACCTTTGGCGCGGGGCCGCTCACCGTGGAGGCCTACCTGCTCGACTTCTCGGGGGACCTCTACGGCCGGGAGGTGGAGGTGGCCTTCCTGCGCCGGCTCCGCGACGAGGCGGCCTTCGGCCGGGTGGAGGACCTGGTCCGGCAAATCGCCGAGGACGTGCGGCAGGTGCGTGCGCTCCTGGCCGCCTCCGGGCGGGGCACTCTCGGTCCGGGGCGGTGAGGCCGGACCGGGGCCGGCCCGCGAGGGACCGGCTGTGCTACAATGGCCGGTGGCCCCGGCGGGGAGTCCCGCAGCTCCGGCGGTCTCTCGGCCGATGGCGACGATTCGAGGCCGGCCTGCCCCCGGCAGGCGGCAGCGACCCCCCGCCACCGCCCGGCGGCCTGGCGGGCAGCCGTCCCCGTCGTGGACATCCTGAGGGGAGGAGCGCGTCTCCCATGGCGCTCAATGCGGAGATCAAGCAGCGCATCGTGCAGGCGCATGGCCGCCACGAGCGCGACACCGGGTCGGCGGAGGTTCAGATCGCCCTGCTGACCGAGCGGATCAACCAGCTCACCGAGCACCTCAAACAGCACAAGAAGGACTTCCACTCCCGGCGGGGGCTGCTGAAGATGGTGGGCAAGCGGCGGCGCCTGCTGGCCTACCTGATGCGCCACGACCCCCCTCGGTACCGCGAGGTGGTCGAGCGGCTGGGTCTGCGTCGATGAGGCGGCGGCAAGGGCCGGGAGTGTCCCGCGGGCGGGGGCCAGAGCGTCCCCGCCGTCGCGTGTCTGGAGCGATCTAGGAGGGTGATGATGGCCGTTACGACGGTGCGACAGGTGGAACTGCAGGTCGGCGGGCGGACGCTGGCCTTCGAGACGGGCCTGCTGGCGCAGCAGGCGGACGGGTCGGTGGTGGTGCGCTACGGCGACAGCGTCGTCCTGGTGACGGCGACGGCCTCGCGCCAGCCGCGGGAGGGCATCGACTTCCTCCCGCTCACCTGCGACTACGAGGAGCGCATGTACGCCGCCGGCAAGATCCCCGGCGGGTTCTTCAAGCGGGAGGGGCGGCCCGGGGAGAGCGCCATCCTCTCGGCGCGCCTGATGGACCGGCCGATCCGGCCGCTCTTCCCCAAGGGGCTGCGCAACGACGTCCAGGTGATCGCCACCGTGCTCTCCACCGACCAGGCCAATGACCCGGCGATCCTGGCGGTGAACGGCGCCTCCGCGGCGCTGATGCTCTCCGGCCTCCCCTTCGGGGGTCCGGTGGGGGCGGTGCGGGTGGGGCTGATCGACGGGCGCTTCGTCCTCAACCCCACGCTGCGGCAGATCGAGGAGGAGTCAGACCTCGACCTGGTGGTGGCCGGCACCGCCGACGCCATCATCATGGTCGAGGCCGGGGCGGGGGAGGTCCCGGAGGAGACGGTGCTGGAGGCCTTCGACCTGGCGCACCAGGAGATCCGCCGCATTGTGGAGATCCAGCACCGCCTGGTGGAGCTGGCCGGCAAGCCCCCCAGGCCGGTGACCATCGTCCCCGACCCGGACCCGGAGCTGGTGGCGGCGGTGCGCGAGGTGGCGCTGCCGCTGGTGCGCGAGGCCCTCACCCGGCCGGAGAAGCTGGCGCGCGAGGCCGCCCTGGAGGAGACCGAGCAGGTGGTGACCGCCCGGCTGCTGGAGCAGGCGCCGGAGCGCTTCGCCGGCCGGGAGGCGGAGATCGGCCCGGCCGTGGAGCAGGTGA
It includes:
- the truB gene encoding tRNA pseudouridine(55) synthase TruB, whose translation is MDAVLNVLKPPGMTSHDVVDVVRRLVRQRRVGHTGTLDPSAAGVLVLVLGRATRIAEFLTLSDKAYRVEVTFGIATDTGDAFGAVTGTADASGVTAAAVEAHLPRFTGEVEQVPPMASAIKVEGRRLYERARRGEVVAVPPRRVVIHRLALVDFWGGTHPRALLDVECSKGTYIRALARDLGAALGVGGHASFMLRRRVGPFTLEESLTLEELGALQASGTLEQAAVSMDQALRDLPAVDLLPGQRRQVLEGTPLPLFRVPGWQHLPPDRPVRLRDEQGLVALARVEHGRLRPFKVLRGGTPPP
- the rpsO gene encoding 30S ribosomal protein S15, giving the protein MALNAEIKQRIVQAHGRHERDTGSAEVQIALLTERINQLTEHLKQHKKDFHSRRGLLKMVGKRRRLLAYLMRHDPPRYREVVERLGLRR
- a CDS encoding bifunctional riboflavin kinase/FAD synthetase, whose translation is MDVYRGLEAFVHDGRPVVVALGTFDGVHLGHQAVLGQARAAASARGGRSVALTFDPHPQRVVAPPAGPFLLTTLEERLELLAALGLDAAVVVTFDDALRRTPPEGWVERLVGTLRPVEVVTGTTYRYGRDRAGTVEDLAASGRRYGFTVTAVPPTLAGGAPVSSTRIRGLLRDGAVEEAGQLLGRPYAVRGRVVPGDGRGRRLGFPTANLHPPAEKLLPGPGVYAGLARLQGAGGGEAPAPGWAAAVNVGTRPTFGAGPLTVEAYLLDFSGDLYGREVEVAFLRRLRDEAAFGRVEDLVRQIAEDVRQVRALLAASGRGTLGPGR